In Spirochaetota bacterium, a single window of DNA contains:
- a CDS encoding MaoC family dehydratase N-terminal domain-containing protein has protein sequence MKVGNGEIQTKIDAMREKFIGVMADPVVMEIEPGSIKRFADAVGDTNPLWCDEDYAKNTENGSIVCPPGFFGWPAKQGPMLPGPMVTMMMEFAVAGFPGVLDGGVDYEFFIPIRPGDVIVASAKIADIYAKEGKTGPSVFGVLETTYTNQNGTVAAKGRMTVIGRQA, from the coding sequence ATGAAGGTGGGCAACGGTGAGATACAAACTAAAATAGATGCAATGAGGGAGAAATTTATCGGTGTAATGGCAGATCCTGTTGTTATGGAGATTGAGCCGGGTTCAATAAAGAGATTTGCCGATGCAGTTGGTGATACAAATCCCTTATGGTGTGATGAGGATTATGCAAAGAATACAGAGAATGGATCAATTGTATGTCCCCCTGGCTTCTTTGGCTGGCCAGCAAAACAGGGCCCTATGTTACCAGGCCCAATGGTAACGATGATGATGGAGTTTGCAGTTGCTGGCTTTCCTGGAGTGCTTGATGGGGGAGTTGATTATGAATTTTTTATTCCAATCCGTCCTGGAGATGTCATAGTGGCTTCTGCTAAAATCGCAGACATTTATGCGAAGGAAGGAAAGACAGGGCCATCGGTATTTGGCGTGTTAGAAACTACATATACCAACCAAAATGGCACCGTAGCAGCCAAAGGTCGGATGACCGTGATCGGGCGCCAGGCATAA